The bacterium genome has a segment encoding these proteins:
- the infC gene encoding translation initiation factor IF-3: protein MWFSTTLLKNNETGGYPISEKQVRVNNQIRVSPIRLIDDEGKQVGIVPINDALRFAEEAGLDLVEVSPTAKPPVCRVMDYGKFKYELSKKARGARKNRHVVHVKEIKMRSEIS from the coding sequence ATGTGGTTTTCCACCACGCTTTTAAAAAACAATGAGACAGGAGGTTACCCAATCAGCGAAAAACAGGTTAGAGTAAATAACCAAATCCGGGTTTCCCCCATACGGTTAATCGATGACGAGGGGAAACAGGTCGGCATAGTACCAATCAATGATGCCTTACGGTTCGCCGAAGAAGCAGGGCTTGATCTGGTTGAGGTTTCGCCAACCGCCAAGCCGCCGGTCTGCCGTGTAATGGACTATGGAAAATTCAAGTATGAATTGTCCAAAAAAGCCCGGGGCGCCCGAAAGAACCGGCATGTTGTTCATGTGAAGGAAATCAAGATGCGGTCAGAAATTTCCGA
- the thrS gene encoding threonine--tRNA ligase, with the protein MKITYPDGSAREFENGSTFMDVAVAISEGFARKALAARVDGVLYDLSREIPGDVSVTFLTFDDEEGRKVYWHSTAHIMAAAVKRLFPEVKVAIGPAIDDGFYYDFDVNKPFTEEDLGKIEAEMKTVIGEDAVFERVEIDRQKAADLFEKEHEIYKVELADAIEDKTVSLYRLGEFTDLCRGPHLPSSGRIKAFKLLSAAGAYWRGDERNRMLQRIYGVSFPDAKMLRERLEWLEEVKKRDHRLLGAKLDLFSVDEEIGAGLILWHPKGSVIREVIENYWRSEHRKRGYEIVFTPHIASERIFMRSGHLDNYAENMYSPMDIDGMPYYVKPMNCPGHIKIFQSRMRSYRDLPIRLCELGTVYRYERSGVLHGMLRVRGFTQDDSHIFCTPDQVVDEVVGVLNFVIELMDVFGYDFAAYLSTRPEKSLGNEESWENATASLKEALEQAGVTYEIDPGEGVFYGPKIDIKLRDVLGRLWQGPTIQVDFNLADRFDINYIEKDGNEHRVVMIHRVVLGSMERFIGGLVEHYAGAFPLWLSPVQVIVLPITDAQHEYARILTDRMRAEGLRTELDSRNEKVNRKIRDAEEMKIPYMLVIGQREVESGAVAVRKRSAGDIGVVAAEEIIARILKENAEKSRD; encoded by the coding sequence ATGAAGATTACATATCCGGACGGAAGCGCCCGCGAATTCGAGAACGGTTCCACTTTTATGGATGTCGCCGTCGCGATCAGTGAGGGATTTGCACGCAAAGCACTTGCCGCCCGTGTTGACGGCGTACTGTATGATCTGAGCCGTGAGATTCCGGGGGATGTATCGGTAACTTTTCTGACTTTTGATGACGAAGAGGGACGCAAGGTATACTGGCATTCCACCGCGCATATCATGGCGGCGGCGGTGAAACGGCTGTTTCCCGAAGTAAAGGTTGCCATCGGCCCCGCGATAGATGATGGTTTTTACTATGATTTTGATGTAAACAAGCCTTTTACGGAGGAAGACCTCGGTAAAATCGAAGCCGAGATGAAGACTGTAATTGGCGAGGATGCCGTTTTCGAACGGGTTGAAATCGACAGACAGAAAGCCGCTGACCTCTTTGAGAAAGAGCACGAAATCTACAAGGTCGAGCTCGCCGATGCTATCGAGGATAAGACGGTCAGCCTCTACAGGCTCGGTGAATTTACCGATCTCTGCCGTGGGCCTCATCTGCCGTCTTCCGGCAGGATCAAGGCGTTCAAGCTGCTTAGCGCCGCGGGCGCATACTGGCGCGGCGACGAGAGAAACCGTATGCTTCAGCGTATCTACGGTGTTTCGTTTCCCGATGCGAAGATGCTCAGGGAACGGCTCGAATGGCTCGAAGAGGTGAAAAAACGCGACCACCGTCTGCTCGGCGCGAAACTCGATCTGTTCAGTGTGGATGAAGAAATCGGCGCGGGCCTGATTCTCTGGCATCCGAAAGGGTCTGTCATCAGGGAAGTCATTGAGAACTACTGGCGCAGCGAACACCGGAAACGGGGATATGAAATCGTTTTCACTCCCCACATAGCGTCGGAACGTATCTTTATGCGGTCAGGCCACCTCGATAACTATGCGGAGAACATGTATTCGCCCATGGACATCGACGGGATGCCGTACTATGTGAAGCCCATGAACTGTCCCGGACACATAAAGATTTTCCAGTCGCGGATGAGATCGTACCGTGACCTTCCCATAAGGCTCTGCGAACTCGGTACGGTATACCGGTACGAGCGTTCGGGTGTTCTCCACGGCATGTTGAGGGTTCGGGGATTCACACAGGACGATTCGCATATATTCTGTACTCCGGATCAGGTTGTCGACGAGGTTGTCGGTGTGCTCAATTTCGTCATCGAGCTCATGGATGTTTTCGGGTATGATTTTGCCGCATACCTGTCAACGAGGCCGGAAAAGTCCCTCGGAAACGAAGAATCATGGGAGAATGCCACCGCCTCGCTGAAAGAGGCGCTCGAACAGGCCGGTGTCACTTACGAGATCGATCCGGGCGAGGGGGTATTCTATGGCCCCAAGATTGACATAAAGCTCAGGGATGTTCTGGGAAGACTCTGGCAGGGTCCGACCATACAGGTTGATTTCAACCTCGCCGACCGGTTCGATATCAATTACATCGAGAAAGATGGAAATGAACATAGAGTGGTTATGATTCACCGTGTTGTGCTCGGATCGATGGAGCGGTTTATCGGCGGGCTCGTCGAGCATTATGCCGGAGCGTTTCCCCTGTGGCTTTCGCCCGTGCAGGTGATCGTTCTCCCGATTACCGACGCGCAACATGAATATGCGCGAATCCTCACCGACCGTATGCGCGCTGAAGGGCTCCGTACAGAGCTGGATAGTCGAAACGAAAAGGTCAACCGTAAAATCCGTGACGCCGAAGAAATGAAAATCCCTTATATGCTCGTTATCGGCCAGCGCGAGGTCGAATCCGGCGCAGTTGCCGTGAGAAAACGAAGCGCAGGAGACATCGGTGTCGTGGCGGCGGAAGAAATAATCGCGCGCATATTGAAAGAAAACGCGGAAAAGTCGAGGGATTAA
- a CDS encoding neutral/alkaline non-lysosomal ceramidase N-terminal domain-containing protein codes for MAFDSNDILLAGAARADITPPVNCLLGGFAGRDHGCEGMHDPLSVTALALSRHGRKGVILGIDLLGLTDGQMDEIWKRSGQRFGLEPGQLFVNCSHTHAGPLMSPHFNSGFCTGEKVCLPDTAYVERFIETTVGAIGRALDSLQPACASWGIGKTYIGINRRAQDVSLYSKEATGYENFPNPGKETDRSCPVIMVNDRDGRPIALVFGASCHPTTMRFDNYLISAEFPGVTRRILEEGLDGALSIFLQGTAGDVKPRQVADGNIFRSGTYNDIEVVGKELADDVKTTIKDGLKPLDVDMGFSLRRFQLPFDDTWNAATYRRFIVENEAEYRRVWAEHWLKKIQQGVPVPKSMDLALSIFEVAPDLRFLGIAGELLTDMGRKIRQQFSRGTTLAFGYTNGDIGYIPDADVLREGGYEATETVFYMGDMPAPWHEDMERVILDGFVELKKNISGNR; via the coding sequence ATGGCTTTCGATAGTAACGATATACTGCTCGCCGGTGCTGCACGCGCTGACATAACACCTCCGGTGAATTGTCTGCTTGGGGGTTTCGCAGGCCGTGACCACGGCTGTGAGGGAATGCATGATCCGCTGAGCGTCACCGCGCTTGCGCTGTCCCGTCATGGCAGGAAAGGGGTGATTCTCGGTATCGACCTTCTCGGTCTTACCGACGGGCAGATGGATGAAATATGGAAACGTTCCGGGCAGCGATTCGGTCTGGAACCGGGTCAGTTGTTTGTCAACTGTTCCCACACCCATGCGGGACCCCTGATGAGTCCACATTTCAACAGCGGATTCTGTACCGGAGAAAAGGTCTGTCTGCCTGATACAGCGTATGTGGAACGATTTATCGAAACCACGGTCGGAGCAATTGGCAGGGCGCTTGACAGTCTTCAACCTGCCTGTGCATCATGGGGGATCGGCAAAACATACATCGGGATCAACCGGAGGGCTCAGGATGTCAGTCTCTATTCGAAAGAGGCGACCGGATATGAGAATTTCCCCAATCCCGGCAAGGAAACCGACCGAAGCTGTCCTGTCATCATGGTCAACGACAGGGATGGCAGGCCGATAGCCCTTGTATTTGGGGCATCATGCCATCCGACGACCATGCGGTTCGATAATTACCTGATTTCGGCGGAGTTCCCCGGAGTTACGAGGCGAATACTCGAAGAAGGTCTCGATGGTGCGCTCTCGATTTTCCTTCAGGGCACCGCAGGGGATGTAAAGCCCCGCCAGGTCGCGGACGGTAACATCTTCAGAAGCGGAACCTATAACGATATCGAGGTTGTCGGAAAAGAGCTTGCCGACGATGTAAAGACCACAATCAAAGATGGTCTTAAACCGCTCGATGTTGACATGGGATTTTCGCTCAGACGATTTCAGCTTCCGTTTGATGATACATGGAACGCAGCGACATACCGCCGGTTCATCGTTGAAAACGAGGCGGAGTACAGGCGTGTATGGGCTGAGCACTGGCTGAAGAAAATCCAACAGGGCGTCCCCGTTCCGAAGAGCATGGACCTGGCGCTCTCGATTTTTGAGGTTGCACCCGATCTCAGGTTTCTCGGTATTGCCGGCGAGCTGCTCACTGACATGGGCAGAAAAATCAGGCAGCAGTTCAGCAGAGGAACAACCCTTGCATTCGGTTATACGAACGGAGATATAGGGTATATTCCCGATGCCGATGTTCTCAGGGAAGGGGGATATGAAGCGACGGAAACGGTTTTCTACATGGGCGATATGCCTGCTCCCTGGCATGAAGACATGGAACGTGTCATACTCGATGGTTTCGTTGAATTAAAGAAAAATATCAGTGGAAACCGATAA
- a CDS encoding DegT/DnrJ/EryC1/StrS family aminotransferase: MSALALLGGKPIRTKPLYNWPVWDKREEEALLEVLHSGKWWFGEKVEEFERLYAEFQGARYGIACCNGTAALFIAVKALGIGFGDEVITTPMTFIATTTAIILAGGIPVYVDVEEDTLNMDLDQVEKAITPRTKAILPVHVFGRPVDMDRLMAIAKKHNLIVIEDAAHCWGGQWKGKGLGAIGHAGTFSFQYTKNMQSSEGGIVLTNDEETSIRSWSFMNCGRWPGKPWYHMENISPNQRMTEFQAALLIAQLSRMGDLIARRIRTYDFLWEKMQNLGGIRTMAPEDSNSTRRSHHGMALRFIGEEWGGLSKDRFLEAMVAEGITISGGYGFPLYREPALTKKENLPPGNYPDYGSLFLPKAEKASKEGLLIPQTVLLAEPEETLDIVRAAEKVYENRKDLL, encoded by the coding sequence ATGAGTGCGCTGGCACTTTTAGGCGGAAAACCGATCAGGACAAAACCTCTTTATAACTGGCCAGTATGGGATAAACGTGAAGAAGAAGCCCTCCTCGAAGTACTTCATTCCGGGAAATGGTGGTTCGGAGAAAAGGTCGAAGAGTTCGAGAGGCTGTATGCAGAGTTTCAGGGCGCCCGGTACGGAATTGCGTGCTGTAACGGGACAGCGGCGCTCTTTATAGCTGTCAAGGCGCTCGGCATCGGTTTCGGCGATGAGGTCATAACGACGCCGATGACGTTCATCGCAACGACGACCGCAATTATCCTCGCGGGCGGTATTCCGGTGTATGTCGATGTCGAGGAAGACACGCTCAACATGGACCTGGATCAGGTCGAGAAAGCGATAACTCCCCGTACGAAGGCAATTCTTCCCGTTCATGTATTCGGCCGCCCGGTTGACATGGACCGTCTCATGGCCATCGCGAAGAAACACAACCTCATTGTCATCGAGGACGCGGCGCACTGCTGGGGTGGACAGTGGAAGGGGAAGGGGCTTGGAGCCATCGGTCATGCGGGAACATTCAGCTTCCAGTATACGAAAAACATGCAGTCCTCCGAGGGCGGGATTGTGCTCACCAACGATGAGGAAACGAGCATCCGGTCATGGTCGTTCATGAACTGCGGGCGCTGGCCGGGAAAGCCCTGGTATCACATGGAAAATATCTCCCCCAATCAACGTATGACCGAATTTCAGGCGGCGCTTCTCATCGCCCAGTTGAGCAGGATGGGAGACCTCATCGCCCGGCGGATTCGCACGTATGATTTCCTCTGGGAGAAAATGCAGAATCTGGGGGGAATCCGGACAATGGCGCCGGAGGATTCCAATTCGACCCGTCGGAGCCACCACGGCATGGCGCTCCGCTTTATCGGTGAAGAATGGGGCGGGCTTTCCAAGGACAGGTTCCTCGAAGCAATGGTCGCCGAGGGGATAACAATCTCCGGCGGCTACGGTTTCCCATTGTACCGCGAGCCGGCGCTGACAAAGAAAGAAAATCTCCCTCCGGGAAATTATCCCGATTATGGCAGCCTTTTCCTTCCAAAGGCAGAGAAGGCGTCAAAAGAGGGGCTTCTCATACCTCAGACGGTGCTGCTTGCCGAACCCGAAGAGACGCTCGATATCGTCCGTGCAGCAGAAAAAGTCTATGAGAACCGCAAAGACCTTCTCTGA
- the rhaM gene encoding L-rhamnose mutarotase — MKRNAFIMKLREGFEKEYKRRHDEIWPELSAELAKAGVSDYSIYLDEETLTLFAFQKLTDDNTSDSLPDNPIVKKWWAYMADIMDTNPDNSPVCKPLREVFHMD, encoded by the coding sequence ATGAAAAGAAATGCGTTCATCATGAAACTCAGGGAAGGTTTCGAAAAAGAATACAAACGCCGTCACGATGAAATATGGCCGGAGCTTTCCGCGGAGCTCGCAAAAGCCGGTGTATCCGATTATTCCATTTATCTCGACGAGGAAACCCTGACCCTGTTCGCATTCCAGAAACTCACGGACGACAATACTTCCGACAGCCTGCCCGATAATCCCATAGTCAAGAAATGGTGGGCTTACATGGCCGATATCATGGACACCAATCCCGATAATTCCCCGGTCTGTAAACCGCTGAGGGAAGTGTTCCACATGGATTGA
- a CDS encoding L-rhamnose isomerase has protein sequence MSHHYDRMRSAGLDYLKASFGEEAVERSIDFTMRFMVEVPGWQVWQGFGGGGRFEGGGSGGAARTTVEVARDIGLIHRLTQSTPTVGLHILWFLSRDSVNGDYDRAMTVRDELAAEGLAVGSICPTYFLGGSEDGSFSAQKQSVRERYITQTVLGARIAAELGNGLLSLWFPDGTNYPGQRELQEKIGLMRDCTVEFWNRVPDNQKKRLEIVLFEYKVFEPGTYSTTIPDWGTARELSMLVGEKGGVLIDMGHHHHSTNIEQIVGTLIQFGIRGGFHFNTRYAADDDHSVQADYDMAKLFHELLSGDVVFNANPVKNWAFALDQMARTEQRIPSVLKSVDALKRSIAKAVLIDTAALGDVQKTCDLIRTNTEFERSILHADTTPVVMEAYTRRGLHPVPLDAYYESGYQEKIQRERV, from the coding sequence ATGTCACATCACTATGACAGGATGAGAAGCGCCGGGCTGGACTATCTGAAAGCATCGTTCGGCGAGGAAGCGGTCGAACGGTCGATCGATTTTACCATGCGTTTTATGGTCGAGGTGCCGGGATGGCAGGTCTGGCAGGGCTTTGGAGGAGGAGGCCGTTTCGAGGGCGGCGGGTCGGGAGGCGCAGCGCGTACGACCGTAGAGGTTGCACGCGATATCGGCCTCATTCACCGTCTCACCCAGTCGACCCCGACAGTGGGGCTCCATATTCTCTGGTTCCTGAGCAGAGACAGTGTAAACGGCGACTATGACCGCGCCATGACGGTCAGGGACGAACTCGCAGCCGAAGGGCTTGCTGTCGGGTCGATCTGCCCGACGTATTTTCTCGGCGGGTCCGAGGATGGCAGTTTTTCCGCGCAGAAACAATCGGTCCGTGAACGGTACATCACGCAGACCGTACTCGGCGCCCGTATCGCTGCGGAGCTCGGAAACGGTCTTTTGTCCCTGTGGTTCCCCGACGGGACGAATTATCCTGGGCAGCGTGAGCTTCAGGAAAAGATCGGTCTTATGCGCGACTGTACGGTCGAGTTCTGGAACAGAGTACCCGATAATCAGAAAAAACGTCTCGAAATAGTACTTTTTGAATACAAGGTATTCGAGCCCGGTACATACAGTACAACGATCCCTGACTGGGGAACCGCCCGTGAACTCTCGATGCTTGTCGGCGAAAAGGGCGGTGTTCTCATCGATATGGGTCATCACCATCACAGCACGAATATCGAGCAGATTGTCGGCACGCTCATACAGTTTGGTATAAGGGGCGGTTTTCATTTCAACACCCGGTATGCTGCCGATGACGATCATTCTGTCCAGGCCGATTACGACATGGCAAAGCTCTTTCATGAACTTCTCAGCGGCGATGTCGTCTTCAATGCGAATCCGGTAAAGAACTGGGCATTCGCGCTCGACCAGATGGCCCGTACGGAGCAGCGTATTCCCTCGGTGCTTAAATCGGTCGATGCCCTCAAGCGTTCCATCGCCAAAGCGGTCCTTATCGATACCGCTGCCCTCGGGGATGTACAGAAAACATGCGATCTCATCAGAACCAACACCGAATTCGAGCGCTCAATCCTCCATGCAGACACGACACCGGTGGTGATGGAAGCATATACGCGCCGGGGTCTCCACCCCGTTCCGCTCGATGCGTATTATGAGAGCGGCTATCAGGAAAAAATCCAACGGGAACGTGTGTGA
- a CDS encoding glycoside hydrolase family 78 protein yields the protein MRTWMVFAAAVLIVGLGCSGKKVTDMKVMKLRCEYLENPLGIDVVKPRLSWILESSQRGQIQKAYRIIVASSPDSLLKDIGDLWDTGKIVSDQSTQVEYGGVPLGSRMRCYWKVCAWDVKDVQTPFSEPALWTMGLLNENDWKGTWIGKKNPDRQSKTGDRPAGPPAPLFRTSFTVEKPVKQATVYATARGIFELSLNGARIGKDVFAPEFTDYAMHIQYRTYDVTAMVREGKNAVGAMLGDGWYSGYIAWRKDRGYFGLQNSLLVQLEIEYADGTTGIITTDDTWRCSDGPILDDDILNGENYDARKEIPGWDTADFDDSSWKPVITVEKPQAPLVAQPSQPVQVTETIKPVSMNEPVKGIYVYDLGQNIAGWAQLRVKGAAGTKVTLRFAERLNPDGTIYTTNLRSAKATDTYILKGGGDEVYEPRFTFHGFQYIEVTGYPGIPDMNAVTGCVVHSTTPPAGTFECSHPMINKLFRNAVWGQRGNFISIPTDCPQRDERMGWMGDAQIFCRTATFNMDVAAFFTKWLVDVDDAQSPEGAFADTSPRLRDNPNMEAAPAWGDAGVIVPWTIYRVYGDTRIIGKHYDAMARWMDFLLKANPDLIRKNRVNNNYGDWLSINADTPKDLLATAYWAYDAMLMSRMARAVGKDADAEKYLKLFNDIKSVFQQNYVSPDGHVKGETQTAYLLALYMDLLPEDIRPKSAQLLVDNISSRDWHLSTGFVGCSYLNPVLSMMGHNDVAYRLFLNDTFPSWGYSIKQGATTIWERWDGWTEEKGFQNPGMNSFNHYSFGSVGEWMYRFVAGIRLDPDVPGYKRFIIHPYPDGLDFANATYASIQGTIASGWRRDGSTFSLTVTVPVNTGATIYVPADKDTDVTESGKPADKAEGLKFLRYEDNCAVYSAGSGTYRFASTRSK from the coding sequence ATGAGAACATGGATGGTGTTTGCAGCGGCAGTCCTGATCGTCGGTCTGGGCTGCTCGGGGAAGAAGGTAACGGATATGAAAGTTATGAAACTGAGGTGCGAGTATCTTGAAAATCCTCTTGGCATCGATGTCGTTAAACCGAGACTGAGCTGGATTCTCGAATCTTCGCAGCGCGGGCAGATACAGAAGGCTTACCGGATTATCGTGGCATCGAGCCCGGATAGCCTGTTAAAGGACATCGGCGATCTCTGGGATACGGGCAAGATTGTGAGCGACCAGTCGACACAGGTTGAATACGGTGGAGTTCCACTTGGCTCTCGGATGCGCTGTTACTGGAAAGTGTGCGCATGGGATGTAAAAGATGTGCAGACCCCGTTCAGCGAACCGGCACTCTGGACCATGGGACTGCTCAACGAAAACGACTGGAAAGGAACCTGGATAGGGAAAAAGAATCCGGACAGGCAATCCAAAACCGGCGACCGTCCTGCCGGGCCTCCTGCGCCATTGTTCCGGACCTCGTTTACTGTTGAAAAACCGGTAAAACAGGCGACGGTGTACGCGACTGCCCGGGGTATCTTCGAGCTCTCTCTGAACGGCGCCCGGATCGGCAAAGACGTGTTTGCACCGGAATTCACGGATTATGCCATGCACATCCAGTACCGGACCTATGATGTTACGGCTATGGTCAGGGAAGGAAAGAATGCAGTCGGCGCCATGCTCGGTGACGGCTGGTACAGCGGGTATATCGCGTGGAGAAAGGATCGCGGTTATTTTGGTCTCCAGAACAGCCTGCTCGTTCAGCTCGAAATCGAATATGCCGACGGGACAACCGGAATAATAACGACCGATGACACGTGGCGCTGTTCGGACGGCCCCATCCTTGATGATGATATCCTGAACGGGGAGAATTATGACGCCCGGAAAGAGATACCGGGGTGGGACACCGCCGATTTCGACGACAGTTCCTGGAAACCGGTTATCACGGTCGAAAAGCCGCAGGCGCCCCTCGTGGCACAGCCATCGCAGCCGGTACAGGTGACCGAAACGATCAAGCCGGTGTCCATGAACGAGCCGGTCAAGGGCATCTATGTATACGATCTCGGGCAGAACATTGCCGGATGGGCGCAGCTCAGGGTAAAAGGCGCTGCCGGTACGAAAGTGACGCTTCGGTTCGCCGAGCGGCTCAATCCCGACGGCACTATCTATACCACGAATCTCCGTTCCGCTAAAGCCACGGACACCTATATTCTGAAAGGCGGCGGAGACGAGGTGTACGAACCACGCTTTACTTTCCACGGTTTCCAGTATATCGAGGTGACCGGGTATCCGGGAATTCCCGATATGAACGCCGTTACCGGGTGCGTGGTTCATTCGACGACACCCCCGGCGGGAACGTTCGAGTGCTCTCATCCCATGATCAACAAGCTCTTTCGTAATGCCGTATGGGGACAGCGGGGAAATTTCATCAGCATTCCCACCGACTGCCCGCAGCGTGATGAGCGGATGGGCTGGATGGGTGATGCCCAGATTTTCTGCAGGACCGCCACCTTCAACATGGATGTAGCGGCGTTTTTCACGAAATGGCTCGTTGATGTGGATGATGCCCAGTCTCCGGAAGGCGCGTTTGCTGACACATCACCCCGTCTCAGGGACAACCCGAATATGGAGGCCGCTCCTGCATGGGGGGATGCCGGAGTTATCGTTCCCTGGACGATCTACCGTGTATATGGCGATACGCGTATCATCGGGAAACACTATGATGCCATGGCCAGGTGGATGGATTTCCTGTTGAAGGCAAATCCCGACCTGATCCGTAAAAACAGGGTGAACAACAATTACGGTGACTGGCTTTCCATCAACGCCGATACTCCCAAGGACCTGCTCGCCACCGCATACTGGGCGTACGATGCGATGCTCATGTCACGGATGGCAAGGGCTGTCGGCAAGGATGCCGATGCGGAAAAGTACCTGAAGCTGTTCAACGACATTAAGAGCGTATTCCAGCAGAATTATGTCTCGCCGGACGGTCATGTCAAGGGGGAGACTCAGACGGCGTATCTGCTTGCGCTGTACATGGACCTGCTTCCTGAGGATATCCGCCCCAAATCGGCGCAGTTGCTCGTGGACAATATCAGCAGCCGTGACTGGCACCTGTCTACCGGATTTGTCGGATGCAGCTATCTCAATCCCGTACTGTCAATGATGGGCCACAACGATGTAGCATACCGTCTTTTCCTCAACGACACATTCCCGTCATGGGGGTATTCGATCAAGCAGGGTGCAACGACAATCTGGGAGCGGTGGGATGGCTGGACAGAGGAAAAGGGATTCCAGAATCCCGGCATGAATTCGTTCAACCACTATTCGTTCGGCTCAGTGGGCGAATGGATGTACCGGTTCGTTGCTGGTATCAGGCTCGATCCCGATGTGCCCGGGTATAAGCGGTTCATCATCCATCCGTATCCTGACGGTCTCGATTTCGCCAATGCAACATACGCTTCGATTCAGGGGACCATTGCAAGCGGATGGCGCAGGGATGGCAGCACATTCTCGCTCACGGTGACCGTTCCGGTCAACACAGGGGCGACCATATATGTTCCCGCCGATAAGGACACCGATGTTACCGAGAGCGGTAAACCGGCCGACAAGGCCGAAGGACTGAAATTCCTGCGGTACGAGGATAACTGTGCCGTATATTCCGCAGGATCGGGAACATACCGGTTTGCGAGCACACGCTCGAAATAG
- a CDS encoding neutral/alkaline non-lysosomal ceramidase N-terminal domain-containing protein: MNVCKTGKLLAGTGLSDITPPPDCTLAGFAARDHRAEGIHDRLTATALALQKDEETAVIVALDLVSLSRNHIDYLLKRLEASYGLKPRQILINCSHTHAGPVTDISEFDLSMNELCPYRGDPDYLDSLGENILKAVAAALDSIEPAVAYWGLGETHIGISRRASNTSLYKGPASGDFGIYANYPNPRMEIDRTCPVMLIRNADGAPRALVFGAPCHPTTMSYDNYLVSAEYPGEARRALKEYYGGIPALFLQGIGGDIKPRQVAGETKFRSGTYDDVALVGKELASDIIRIIDRGLVPLDIRLKSSLKHVPVPLAKGWDERTYRRFNGRKEPEHRRYWANWWLGKIVRGEEIPETVDVTLALMELAPDLRFAGVSGELLTGMGLKIKRHFTTGITLPLGYTNGVVAYIPDSDVLEEGGYEAVESIFFSESMPAPWRKDIDSTILGAFDTLADELE; the protein is encoded by the coding sequence ATGAACGTATGCAAAACCGGTAAACTGCTCGCCGGTACAGGTCTCTCCGACATAACACCTCCCCCTGACTGCACACTGGCGGGTTTCGCAGCCCGTGATCACCGGGCCGAAGGAATTCACGACAGACTGACCGCAACAGCACTGGCGCTGCAAAAGGACGAGGAAACAGCTGTTATCGTGGCCCTCGATCTCGTTTCGCTTTCACGGAACCATATCGATTACCTCCTGAAAAGGCTCGAAGCTTCGTATGGGCTGAAACCACGACAGATTCTCATAAACTGTTCCCATACCCATGCCGGGCCGGTCACCGATATCAGCGAATTCGATCTGTCGATGAACGAGCTCTGTCCTTACCGTGGTGATCCGGATTATCTCGATTCTCTCGGGGAGAATATCCTGAAAGCGGTCGCAGCGGCTCTCGACAGCATAGAGCCGGCAGTAGCATACTGGGGACTCGGTGAAACGCACATCGGCATATCACGGCGCGCTTCAAACACCTCGCTTTACAAAGGACCCGCTTCGGGGGATTTCGGGATATATGCAAACTATCCAAATCCGCGCATGGAAATCGATCGGACATGCCCGGTCATGCTCATCAGGAATGCGGATGGAGCACCCAGGGCACTCGTCTTCGGCGCACCCTGTCATCCGACAACCATGAGTTACGACAACTACCTCGTTTCCGCCGAATATCCCGGAGAGGCACGCCGTGCGCTGAAAGAGTATTATGGTGGAATCCCTGCGCTGTTTCTGCAGGGTATTGGCGGAGATATAAAACCGCGTCAGGTTGCCGGAGAAACAAAGTTCAGGAGCGGGACATATGATGATGTCGCGCTCGTCGGGAAAGAGCTCGCTTCGGATATCATACGGATTATCGACAGAGGGCTGGTACCGCTCGATATCAGGCTTAAATCCTCACTTAAACATGTCCCGGTCCCGCTTGCGAAAGGATGGGATGAGCGGACATACCGTCGCTTCAACGGCAGGAAAGAACCGGAACACCGCCGTTACTGGGCAAACTGGTGGCTCGGTAAAATCGTACGGGGTGAAGAAATCCCGGAAACTGTCGATGTCACGCTTGCCCTCATGGAACTTGCACCCGACCTGCGATTCGCCGGAGTATCGGGCGAGCTTCTCACCGGAATGGGGCTCAAGATCAAGCGGCATTTCACGACAGGGATAACACTGCCCCTCGGATATACCAACGGTGTCGTTGCATACATCCCCGATTCGGATGTTCTCGAAGAGGGCGGTTACGAGGCGGTGGAATCCATCTTTTTCTCTGAATCGATGCCCGCTCCATGGAGGAAGGACATCGACAGCACCATTCTCGGAGCATTCGATACGCTTGCCGATGAACTCGAGTGA